One genomic region from Oryzias melastigma strain HK-1 linkage group LG19, ASM292280v2, whole genome shotgun sequence encodes:
- the nubp2 gene encoding cytosolic Fe-S cluster assembly factor nubp2 — protein sequence MEDGNDGNLALVKHVVLVLSGKGGVGKSTITTELALALKHAGKKVGILDVDLCGPSIPRMLCVDRPDVHQCDSGWVPVYTDAQKSLALMSIGFLMEDPDEAVVWRGPKKSAMIGQFVSDVAWGELDVLLVDTPPGTSDEHLAVVENLRKHRVDGAILVTTPQAVSTGDVRREITFCKKTGVRILGIVENMSGFICPHCSECSNIFSKGGGEELAKLTGSVFLGSVPLDPLLSASVEEGKDFAESFPDSATFGSISSISQVLLNSLETE from the exons atGGAAGACGGCAATG ATGGAAACCTGGCTCTGGTGAAGCACGTGGTGTTGGTACTGTCAGGAAAggggggagtgggaaagagcaCCATTACCACAGAGTTGGCTCTGGCCCTCAAACATGCAGGGAAGAAG GTTGGCATCCTGGACGTTGACCTCTGTGGTCCCAGCATCCCTCGCATGCTGTGTGTGGACCGTCCGGACGTCCATCAGTGTGACTCTGGGTGGGTTCCCGTCTACACCGATGCCCAAAAGAGCCTGGCTCTGATGTCTATTGGTTTTCTAATGGAAGATCCGGATGAGGCAGTCGTATGGAGAGGACCAAAAAAATCTG CaatgattggtcagtttgtgtCAGATGTCGCGTGGGGGGAGCTAGATGTCCTCCTGGTGGACACGCCGCCAGGGACATCTGATGAGCATTTGGCTGTCGTGGAAAACCTCCGAAAACACAGAGTAGATGGAGCCATCTTGGTAACCACACCTCAG GCGGTGTCGACTGGGGATGTGAGACGAGAGATCACCTTTTGCAAGAAGACAGGTGTTCGGATCCTTGGCATTGTAGAAAACATGAGCGGCTTTATTTGTCCACATTGCTCT gaatGCAGCAACATATTTTCAAAAGGTGGCGGTGAGGAGTTGGCCAAACTGACTGGATCAGTGTTTTTAG GCTCCGTGCCCTTGGATCCTCTCCTCAGCGCCAGCGTAGAAGAAGGCAAAGACTTTGCAGAGTCATTTCCTGACAGTGCCACATTCGGTTCCATCAGCAGTATTTCTCAAGTTCTGCTCAACAGTCTTGAAACTGAATGA
- the LOC112154016 gene encoding SPRY domain-containing SOCS box protein 3, protein MLRKGRNSRGQHLVWSETQQDADVMTDVKMSDREEWDQQLVTEISDLESEVDYLAGSQTASDVVALPSTPPLLGENFYSYKPQEELNLAFGLSSEDLCEDEDHILDWVWDEQYKSSGAFLSGDSRKVSFHSDYSCGTAAIRGHKELSEGQHYWEVKMTSPVYGTDMMVGIGTSEVNLDKFKYSFGSLLGHDEDSWGLSYTGLLQHKGDKVKFSPRFGQGSIIGVHLDTWHGTLSFYHNRQFIGVAATNLQNKKFYPMVCSTAAKSSMKVVRACYTPTSLQYLCCARLRRMLPCCPDVVGALELPPGLRTLLQTQLFWIFSVTSSTSERETHSQEDAQEEEEGSLPPSPVPSSTSSPASTMSACSSPGPYSETLSETDVYLCPCHMAPQTERGACRCPPTPPSSDYDSCCSEPEDYQCKRCRWT, encoded by the exons ATGCTGAGGAAGGGCAGGAACAGCAGAGGCCAGCATTTGGTCTGGAGTGAGACGCAGCAGGACGCGGATGTCATGACAGACGTCAAGATGTCCGACAGAGAAGAATGGGACCAGCAACTGGTGACGGAG ATCAGTGACTTGGAGTCAGAGGTGGATTATTTGGCGGGATCGCAGACTGCTTCAGACGTAGTGGCTTTGCCCAGCACTCCTCCACTGCTGGGGGAGAATTTCTACTCCTACAAACCACAGGAAGAGCTCAATCTGGCGTTTGGCCTTAGCAGTGAAGACCTCTGTGAAGACGAGGATCACA TTTTGGATTGGGTTTGGGACGAGCAGTACAAGTCCTCTGGAGCCTTCCTGAGCGGAGACAGCAGAAAAGTGAGCTTTCACTCCGACTACAGCTGTGGGACCGCTGCCATCCGCGGCCACAAGGAGCTTTCCGAAGGCCAGCACTACTGGGAAGTGAAGATGACGTCTCCGGTCTACGGCACAGATATG ATGGTGGGGATCGGAACTTCTGAGGTGAACCTGGATAAGTTCAAGTACAGCTTTGGCAGCCTGCTGGGCCATGATGAAGACAGCTGGGGTCTCTCCTACACAG GTCTGCTTCAACACAAAGGGGACAAAGTGAAATTCTCCCCTCGGTTTGGTCAGGGGTCCATCATAGGAGTGCACTTGGACACGTGGCACGGCACTTTGAGCTTTTACCACAACCGACAGTTCATAG GTGTTGCTGCTACCAACCTGCAGAATAAGAAGTTCTACCCCATGGTGTGCTCCACAGCAGCTAAGAGCAGCATGAAGGTGGTCCGTGCCTGCTACACTCCCACCTCCCTGCAGTACCTCTGCTGCGCCCGCCTGCGCCGAATGTTACCCTGCTGCCCCGACGTAGTCGGTGCTCTAGAACTGCCCCCCGGCCTGCGCACCCTCCTCCAAACACAGCTTTTCTGGATCTTCAGCGTCACCAGCAGCACCTCAGAGCGGGAGACACACTCGCAGGAGGACgcccaggaggaggaggagggcagcCTCCCGCCAAGCCCCGTCCCGAGCTCCACCTCCAGCCCCGCGTCCACAATGAGTGCCTGCTCCTCGCCCGGCCCCTACTCCGAAACCCTTTCAGAAACGGACGTGTATCTGTGCCCGTGTCACATGGCACCTCAGACTGAGCGCGGCGCCTGCCGCTGCCCCCCGACTCCCCCCAGCAGCGACTACGACAGCTGCTGCTCGGAGCCCGAGGACTATCAGTGCAAGAGATGCCGCTGGACATGA
- the atp6v0cb gene encoding ATPase H+ transporting V0 subunit cb — MSSQSPEYSPFFAVMGASAAMVFSALGAAYGTAKSGTGIAAMSVMRPELIMKSIIPVVMAGIIAIYGLVVAVLIANNVAENISLYKSFLHLGAGLSVGLSGLAAGFAIGIVGDAGVRGTAQQPRLFVGMILILIFAEVLGLYGLIVALILSTK, encoded by the exons ATGTCGAGCCAAAGCCCAGAATACTCGCCGTTCTTCGCAGTGATGGGTGCCTCTGCGGCGATGGTGTTCAGCG CCTTGGGAGCAGCCTATGGCACAGCAAAGAGCGGCACAGGCATCGCTGCGATGTCCGTGATGAGGCCGGAGCTCATCATGAAGTCAATCATCCCAGTGGTCATGGCGGGTATCATAGCCATCTATGGCTTGGTAGTAGCAGTGCTGATTGCCAACAACGTTGCTGAGAACATCAGCCTTTATAA GAGTTTCCTGCACCTCGGAGCGGGGCTGAGTGTGGGCCTCAGCGGGCTGGCGGCAGGCTTTGCGATCGGCATTGTGGGAGACGCAGGTGTGAGGGGCACAGCCCAACAGCCCAGGCTCTTTGTGGGCATGATCCTCATCTTGATTTTTGCTGAGGTCCTGGGTCTCTACGGGCTCATCGTCGCTCTTATTCTCTCCACGAAGTAA